The DNA sequence GAGGCTGGCGGCGGGCGTGTCGGAGTCGGAGCCCACGAGCACGCGGTAGTTCTTCCCCTTGTTCTTGTCCCACAGGACGGCGCCCTTACCGTGGCGGAAGGCCACGCAGAACTCCAGCCGCTCCCTGGGGTCCAGTTTTTCGGGGAGGGGGATGTCGAAGGCGAAGAGGTCGGTGTCGGCGGTCCCGGGCGCGGACGAGGGCGTCGGCGGCTGGTGGACGCAGGGCACGTCGCGGTGGCTGCGCCACGAGTCGAAGGTGACGCGCACGTGCGCGGCCTTGTCGGAGCCCAGGTTCCGCGCCCGGACCGTGCCGCTCAGCGACTCCCCCGACACCCGGCAGCTCTCCAGCagcaccagctcctcctgcaggcgGGCGCGGAACGCCGCCAGGTCCGCCGCCGGGGGCGGGAAGCCCAGCCGCAGCCGCAGGTGGCGCCACCCCCTGGACGGAGGCCGCAACTCCGGCGCCCTCTCGCCCGCCTGGTTCGCGGCCCCCGGCCCCGGCAGCCAGGCCACCCCAGGCGGAGTCTCGGCGGGGGCCGGCGACCGGGGCGCctgttcttcctcctcctcctcttcgtcctcGGAAAAGTAGCGCACGGTCGCGAGCGGCAGGCCCCTGGCGTCGGCGAACATCACCCGCTTCTTCCTGCGGAAAATGGGGCTCCTGGACAGGGGCGAGTCCGGGGAGCTGGGCGGGGACAGCAGGTGGTTGAAGCTGCGGGGGGCCATCCTCGGCGAGGTCACGCCCAGCCAGCGGCGGAGCGGGGGACTCTCGGAAATGCAGAGCTGCGCCGCCAGGTCCATGGGCGACAGCGGTGGAGGCACATTGCGCAGCACCCTAGGGAAGGACACAGAGCTTAGCGCACACGTCTATCAGTGGCGTAGGCTTCGTTTGAACATTGCGGGGGTGGACCAAGGGACAACAACTCGCCTCTGtgagtgaagccttttaccccagtggctactgcgtgaactgcaacgcctggttgcaaaaagaacttgaaaccccgcccacccaatgttaagtcaatggggaaagcctgaaaagaggccaattttctctgaggaaatatggtcaatattttttctacacaagaaatgatggtttaactagttaatcccgtcccttgtaatgtctcccctgggtctgatttttaaaaataattccgcCAAAACTCCCAAATCTGGTTGCGTGCAATGTGGCTTGTCCTACTACTGTATGACCATATAAGATTTCCCCGTCAGCGCAGCCAGGCAGAGTCGTTTTATTcccattagctagctacatacgatCTCACCATTTAAAAGTTCAAGATCCAAAAATGTTGTGCGCTGCGTTCAACTGTAGCCTACTAACCGCTATTctaaggattcttctctccagttctttcggttaatacatttgagacattttcagataaataaGGTTCTATGTCAAAACGCGATTTATGACCATTTCGGGGTTTCAACTGATTGATTTTCATAAAGTCTCGTCTTTTATAATTTGTGTATGTTGTTTGTGAAATAAGATTTGTAAGAagttttgaagcttctttaagaagacaagATAGCGGGATTTACTTAGCTAGGGGAAGCAAACTTACTGTCTTGCTATCGATCTGTttatctagctaacttgctagctagttatctcgtgatatatctgtctagctatctagagTTCTGTTACCTATCTGTCTatgtaactagctagctagttagctagtgaTCTATTTGatctatttttctatgtaaatatCTGAACACTAAACgtatcttgcacaattaacttttttgaaatgttatgacagtagGGTTCTGTGGTTGCAAGGCCACGCTTTTTGTCCAGATGTGGGcgtgtctaattaccatgtaagATTTTCCTGTAGTGGACTCCAGTCTTTCGCTCCACTGCGCTTGCGTTGGTTGCAACGGGCAATGTGGCTGCgccctagtttgggcttcatgcgccaATGAGCATTAACCATAGCAGATCAGTGGGTGACGTCATGAAGCACttcgtccatatttttatacggtctatggggTGGACACATGAAacgggggtctgggggtcctcccccatGAAATgttgagcgtcaaacactttATTTCCTCCATTCTGGTGAATtgttatgcaccaatttgtgccttttctgcatcaatttatggcgGAAAtgcttatttcatgtttgtattggggggggggggacaaatgtACATGTTCTAAATATTAAGGCGGACGTATCCCCCCAAAATCTACGCCTATGACGTCTATAATAACCACAACAACATAACTGGGTCAAATACatgtctggggaaaaaaaacgttaaaaCTCTTCAGATGCAAATACTCAAAGGAGATTTGAAAACTGCCCCGCAGAATTCTGAGATGAAACACAATCATATGAAAGAAGAATTATTTTCACCAAAACGTAAgtgcactgcatttatattggATCTTCATGCGTGCGATATCTGCATGTGTCATCCACAGATGGAGATACCGCGTgatatttatctatctatctgtctgtcaaTCTAGCTATCATctatctattttttaaaatatttgtattggtTGACCTTACCTTGTACCGTTCATCTTCTCCCGTTTAACTGAGTCTTGATCAGGAATAAAAGCGCTCCGACTCGGACTTCCAACAGAAGTGTCCACCTGGAAAGAAAAGGGCACATACAATTTTAGGAAGAGTTATAATCGGCATGCAACATTAAGgctatttacattttacattcttGAAAAGAACCGACGAATAATACACTTCAGATAATAAGTCCGATTAAACGAAAATTTGCGCTACTCTGAATAGACAGATATTTATCTAGTAAGTCGTACTAACATGCTAGAGGAGACGAGATATTCCACAAACGGTCAAAACGTCTCAACACCAATAGCAACGGCATTGATAATGCGATAAACGCAGGATATATCAAAAACCCATCAATGATATATCAATAACATACCTACGCCagatttaaattaaactttACATGAATATAAGTTATTGCTTGTTCAATACTTACTGACATTAGCTTATCGTACCATTCCGTAAGCAGTGGGAAAGAAACACAGCGGACTGAGACATGAAGGTATTCCGATTAGAAGCAATTTTTTCGAGTCCACGGGATCAAGGCAGTAATTCAAATATCCAAATTCACGCAGTGAATTGAGGCAGTAAGGTACACTATCCTGAATCAacttaacactaaacaacgtaGGCTACTACCGAGTTTTATTGTCCTGACAGGCGCGCACGTGATCTCTTCGCAGTGGCCAATCAGCTATCTCCTTTAACTGTCTCGCGGAAGGTGTGAATCTGAAAATCGTAGATGTTGGAAGCAGTGGTTACACAGCGCGCAGTGCAGTAGATTATCTCGATAATTGAGTCTATGCTGCGTATTCCACCGAGTTCTAGTGATCTCCCATAGAGACAGGAGTATAAATCTTCTAAATAtaggtcttttttttgtttgtttgttttctctttttcttcttttttattgcagtgATCTGAAGAGTTTTTTGGACATTGGGACCGAAACTTTTTAgttcatatatatatagcttatatgtttttttaGTTAAGGAATTAGTTAAGGAAGCATGACTGCAGGACTCAAAATTGGGACACATTGGTTTAAAAGTAATCCGtttataaaattgtatttaaaaatgtttgcagtCGGCGATTACATCATTGCAATGGGTCACGGCCTATTCTAGACAGTTCCTGAcatgcagacaggaacaccTGATCCCCAAACCAGCACAGACATGTCAACATATAACTGAGCACTATTGCATCACACGTTAAACTTCTTACATGAATGCACAATATATTACAGATCAGCATaacacaatgcatttcagaCAAACTATGTTCATTTGAGCGTTTAGGTTCCTCTTTAAaggatgaataattatttccacgtttcctttaaaaaatgtaataccaTAGCCTagttaaatgcataaataatatgTAACAATACTCTGTCCCATCAACATAATCATACCGTGGTTTCAATTATTGTAACATAAATTCTTGTTGTGCAAACACTCGTGTCCAGGAAATCCAACATTAATTACATCATATGCTAATTAGCATTGCATTGTATGTGTCTTCAAATCACGTAATCGCCTGATGGGGAAACTGGAAGCCTGGCGCCGGCAAATCGTACATGGAACGTGCACCACGTAACCACAACATTTAGCCAGAACTGCAGAAAGAAGATCCCCGCGCAATAAAACAACGCATATTTGCCCTCATATTGCTCGATGGAGGCCAACAGCTGGGCCACGTTGAACTCTCTTTAACTTAAACTCGTATTCAGAATTTTTAAACGGATCTGTCCAAAAAAGCATGTTAATAGAACCATTTGCTCTCGTGCTATATCCACAGTTGGCGTCTTTGTTTAGTCCTGTAATACTCGCATTTTTTCAGCTGTTACGGTGCTACAGATGGCTGTCCTATTAGTGCATGTTTAACACTGCATCAATACAGAATATATtccacagcatacacacacacacacacacgtatatatccATATAAATTTTGCTTTCTGTCAGCTCTTAACCTACTtgttacagtgtttttttttcctcgtaAACATTATGTTgcttaataaatgttttgtagTCAGTGACAATTAATGTATGTCAGCTCGTTAAAATACAAACTATGAAAATAGGTGGGGAATAATGTGGTAACCTACAATATGTGAGGAACGTAATGAGTAATGCAATGTATTCAAGACATGAGTTATGTGTTTGGTAGCGCTGAGAAACTCTGGGAAAGGGCTCGTCGGGTTATTATGACGTTAACTGAAAAAATCTGGAACATGTGCAGCAACGTGTTTTCGGATATGACTCGCTCAAGGCGACAGTCCCTGTCCATGCACAGTTTCACACAATTGTGTTCATtagcatacatacataaatcaATTTTCAGCATATAGATTCTGTGTGGGTTTCACGATGAATCTTACTGTGGTGTCGTAGGTCTCAAAACTGGGTTCAAATCCGaacggcggcagcggcggctgTCTACACCCGCCAGCACTGTAAGGTGATGCACAATCGACCGTAGCGGGGGTTCAGTGGGTCGGGATGGCCAGCGACCCCTACTGGCCAATAAGGCTCCTGCAAGTCCGTCTGTTTGGCTGCGCACGAGGTGTTTTCCAGTGCGAGCGCGACTTAAGAACTGTGATgcaacggggggggggaatgcagaCACCCCCAAAGTCTGCATTCCCAACCCCCAATCCGGTCCGCGATCTTGCCTCGGGCGTCCCTGCCATAGTGAAATAATCAAAGCCGCTTGCTGCCGTCAGGAGCCAGGATTACTGTATTAGATGCACAGCATAACCTCTCCAGTATGACACGGCCACAACAGCACTACACAATCTACCCCTCTCAATGTTGTGTGCCAAACAGAGGAGAAAGTGGGTCCAATTTGTGATATTTGCTCACCTGTCATTAAAGAGAGTCAGGCTGAATTCCCAGAACAGAGCCCGTTTAATGTGAAGCTGCATATCCTTGCCTGTTAATTATGTGTTGACAGTGTGCCACTATAAATCAGTGCCATAACTCTGCTGGTGTACAGTGACCCAATAACCCAACAATAACCCAACCACCCGAATCCAAGGTCAGGGCAGAGACTCAAAGCACTGGGCTAGTAGTAAACTACCCAAAATGCACTTGTAAACgcagagaggaagtgtgtcACACCGGGGCCATAGCTATATATGGAAAGTTTTgcaaatgcatatgcatgtagTGTGATGCTAGTTTTCATAGACACTCAAAGCACTGAGCCACTTGtaaaatacccacaatgcacttgtAAACGCAGAGAGGAAGTCTGCCGCACTGAGGCCATAG is a window from the Anguilla anguilla isolate fAngAng1 chromosome 14, fAngAng1.pri, whole genome shotgun sequence genome containing:
- the LOC118212378 gene encoding protein phosphatase 1 regulatory subunit 3C-B-like isoform X2, with product MVDTSVGSPSRSAFIPDQDSVKREKMNGTRVLRNVPPPLSPMDLAAQLCISESPPLRRWLGVTSPRMAPRSFNHLLSPPSSPDSPLSRSPIFRRKKRVMFADARGLPLATVRYFSEDEEEEEEEQAPRSPAPAETPPGVAWLPGPGAANQAGERAPELRPPSRGWRHLRLRLGFPPPAADLAAFRARLQEELVLLESCRVSGESLSGTVRARNLGSDKAAHVRVTFDSWRSHRDVPCVHQPPTPSSAPGTADTDLFAFDIPLPEKLDPRERLEFCVAFRHGKGAVLWDKNKGKNYRVLVGSDSDTPAASLLASHRSSLTLPSRRRGMWDTLQRGGGPRPVHATGSLMFRNSRLVGGECRSPTPPGSPVGDRF
- the LOC118212378 gene encoding protein phosphatase 1 regulatory subunit 3C-B-like isoform X3, coding for MNGTRVLRNVPPPLSPMDLAAQLCISESPPLRRWLGVTSPRMAPRSFNHLLSPPSSPDSPLSRSPIFRRKKRVMFADARGLPLATVRYFSEDEEEEEEEQAPRSPAPAETPPGVAWLPGPGAANQAGERAPELRPPSRGWRHLRLRLGFPPPAADLAAFRARLQEELVLLESCRVSGESLSGTVRARNLGSDKAAHVRVTFDSWRSHRDVPCVHQPPTPSSAPGTADTDLFAFDIPLPEKLDPRERLEFCVAFRHGKGAVLWDKNKGKNYRVLVGSDSDTPAASLLASHRSSLTLPSRRRGMWDTLQRGGGPRPVHATGSLMFRNSRLVGGECRSPTPPGSPVGDRF
- the LOC118212378 gene encoding protein phosphatase 1 regulatory subunit 3C-B-like isoform X1 gives rise to the protein MSVDTSVGSPSRSAFIPDQDSVKREKMNGTRVLRNVPPPLSPMDLAAQLCISESPPLRRWLGVTSPRMAPRSFNHLLSPPSSPDSPLSRSPIFRRKKRVMFADARGLPLATVRYFSEDEEEEEEEQAPRSPAPAETPPGVAWLPGPGAANQAGERAPELRPPSRGWRHLRLRLGFPPPAADLAAFRARLQEELVLLESCRVSGESLSGTVRARNLGSDKAAHVRVTFDSWRSHRDVPCVHQPPTPSSAPGTADTDLFAFDIPLPEKLDPRERLEFCVAFRHGKGAVLWDKNKGKNYRVLVGSDSDTPAASLLASHRSSLTLPSRRRGMWDTLQRGGGPRPVHATGSLMFRNSRLVGGECRSPTPPGSPVGDRF